A section of the Bacteroidota bacterium genome encodes:
- a CDS encoding sodium/proline symporter translates to MEYQTQLLVIMISYMSLLILWGLYQGRKVKTESDYAIAGRGLPGWVAALSERATGESSWALLGLPGAAYATGLTEIWTALGCVLGIITAWILISWKLRDEAEKYNVNTFTEFIAKKHGDVGKWIRIVGSFTIVFFFFFYVGAQFLGGGKILHTMFDVEPKIGMLITAAVIVPYTIYGGFRSVVYTDVIQAIVMIITLILGPIIGIIYLGNHPELFAQSIPEALSNAGTDYTSLTAAASGYAAGVVIAAGFSWFFGYLGGQPQLSMRFMAIKDKKQAKIARNIGISWTVIAYIGALSLGWIGIAIFGPTGLEDREYVMPAVILELFPPAIAAILITGAIAAMVSTADSLLILSSTELSENLIKPAFRSDKNVGSKKALSRSRIITALIAVVALGFAYISPTKLIFTIVGYVWAGIGGTFSVVILLSLFWKKFHGKAALTTIITGLLFTIIWISSGMDEKITARLMTFAVALLVAIISTYVFKSKK, encoded by the coding sequence ATGGAATATCAAACTCAACTTTTAGTAATCATGATATCATATATGTCTTTGTTGATACTATGGGGATTGTATCAGGGAAGAAAAGTAAAAACCGAATCGGATTATGCAATTGCAGGACGAGGATTACCGGGCTGGGTTGCAGCATTATCCGAACGTGCTACCGGTGAATCTTCATGGGCTTTGTTGGGATTGCCGGGTGCTGCTTATGCCACCGGCTTAACCGAAATTTGGACTGCACTTGGTTGTGTGTTGGGAATTATTACTGCTTGGATTTTAATTTCTTGGAAGTTGCGTGATGAGGCTGAAAAATATAACGTAAATACTTTTACTGAATTTATTGCAAAAAAACATGGTGATGTTGGAAAATGGATAAGAATTGTTGGTAGTTTTACAATAGTGTTTTTCTTTTTCTTTTATGTTGGAGCTCAATTTCTTGGCGGAGGCAAAATACTTCACACTATGTTTGATGTTGAACCAAAAATTGGTATGCTAATAACTGCTGCCGTAATTGTTCCTTACACAATTTACGGTGGATTCAGAAGCGTGGTTTATACTGATGTTATTCAGGCAATTGTTATGATAATTACTTTGATTCTTGGTCCTATTATAGGAATTATTTATCTTGGTAATCATCCTGAACTTTTTGCTCAATCAATTCCTGAAGCATTAAGTAATGCAGGTACTGATTATACTTCCTTAACAGCTGCTGCTTCCGGATATGCGGCTGGTGTGGTAATAGCTGCAGGATTTTCTTGGTTCTTTGGATACTTGGGTGGTCAGCCTCAGTTGAGCATGAGGTTTATGGCAATAAAAGATAAGAAGCAAGCAAAAATTGCAAGAAATATTGGTATCAGTTGGACAGTAATTGCATATATCGGAGCACTTTCTCTCGGTTGGATTGGCATTGCTATTTTTGGACCTACAGGACTTGAAGACAGAGAATATGTTATGCCGGCAGTAATTCTTGAGCTTTTTCCTCCTGCAATTGCTGCAATTCTTATCACAGGTGCTATTGCTGCAATGGTTTCTACTGCTGATTCTTTGTTAATTCTTTCTTCAACGGAACTTTCAGAAAATTTAATAAAACCTGCTTTTAGATCAGATAAAAATGTTGGAAGTAAAAAGGCATTAAGCAGGTCAAGAATTATTACTGCCTTGATTGCTGTTGTTGCTTTGGGATTTGCTTATATTTCGCCTACAAAATTAATATTTACAATTGTGGGTTATGTATGGGCAGGTATTGGAGGAACTTTTTCTGTTGTGATTTTATTATCATTATTCTGGAAAAAATTTCACGGCAAAGCTGCTCTTACTACAATAATTACCGGATTGCTGTTTACTATAATTTGGATAAGTTCAGGAATGGATGAAAAAATAACAGCAAGATTAATGACTTTTGCTGTGGCTTTGTTGGTAGCAATTATTTCTACTTATGTTTTTAAGAGTAAAAAATGA